GTCAAAGTATTTCAGTTAATCTTATTGTCCGAGATAAACCAGTTATAACTTTATTAACTAATTCAATAGAGAAAGCAATTGATTCTTTACGGGGAATAAAATCAGACCGTAAATAAAATTTCTAGTAACAAATTTTTTAGGTAGAATCATTAGTAAGGAGTTTAAAATCTTTTGATTGATTAAATATTCTTCAAAGTCAAAAAAAATAAGTTTAGGTGAATCCAAAACATACAACTTGGATAAATTACCAGATTTAATTCATGGGGTAAATTGTCGATGCTGTTCTTTAAGAGAAGAAGTAGATATAGGCAGTACTTCTAGCTCTTCATTGAGCGAAGCAAGTTTTCAAACAATGGCCAACTATTTAACATCTGGTTTTTGGACAGAAAACTCATCTTCAACAAGAGAATGGAATTTAAGTACCTCAGGAGATCATCCTAAATTAGGAAGTGGCTCATATCCAGGCAAGATTACATACAATTTGGGATATAATTCTTATGATTACGATCGTCTTTATTACGGAGTAGCTGACCTTTATAGGGAATCGTTCAAGTTATATGAAGAAACCTTAGGTATTGATTTTCACGAATTAAATTACTGGTCAGGGAATACTGCAGATATAGACATTGTAGATGAATACTATACTGGTGCTTGGGCTGTATCCACATCAACTAATGGAAAAATTTCTTGGGCGGGAATAAATATTCAACCAGGTTGGGCTAGTGTTTACCAAGGAGGTTATTATCTCCAAACTATTCATCATGAGATAGGTCATGTTTTAGGTTTAGGACATCAAGGAAATTACAACGGAACCGGATCATATTCTTCAGATGCGAAATATGTAAATGACTCTTGGCAAGCAACTATGATGTCATATTTTAGTCAAACTCAGAATACCTCAATTAGTGCCTCTGGAATTTATTTGATGACGCCCAGCGCAGTAGATTGGATAGCCCTTGATGATATTTATAGTGATTACTCTGGTTACGGCGTATCTAATGCATTTAGTGGGGATACCACTTTTGGTTTTAACACAAATATAAGTTCCTCAACAAGTGAAATTTGGAGCACTTTTTCTTCCAAAATACGGACTAATTCATATTGCATAGTTGATGGATCTGGTACTGATACTTTAGATCTTAGTGAGATGACTTCTAATGATAAAGTCGATTTACGTCCGACAGATAAAGATAGCACAAAGCTCTATACCTCTGACATAGCTGGATTAACAGGAAACCTCCATATCGCTGCTGATACTTATATTGAAAATTGTATTACTGGGCATGGGAACGATACTTTAATTGGAAATGACAAGAATAATAACCTGCAAAGCGGTGCTGGGAATGACACTCTTACCGGTGGAGCCGGAAATGATACTTTAAATGGTGGGACTGGAAACGATACTTTAATCGGAGGCACAGGTGATGATACTTATGTCGTTGATAGCATCAGTGATACCGTTACTGAATCTGCATCAGAAGGGACTGATCTAATACAATCTTCTGTTACCTACACAGCATCTAATAATGTAGAGAATTTAACTCTTACTGGTTCTGGGAATATTGATGGAACAGGTAATACTTTAGATAATACCCTTACCGGAAACTCTGGGAATAACACTCTTGATGGCAGCAGCGGAGATGATACTTTAGTCGGAGGAGCTGGCAATGACACTTATGTTGTAGACAGTACCAGCGATACAGTAACAGAAGGTTCCTCTGCCGGAACAGATTTAATTCAATCTTCTGTCACCTACACAGCATCTAATAATGTAGA
The nucleotide sequence above comes from Prochlorococcus marinus XMU1406. Encoded proteins:
- a CDS encoding M10 family metallopeptidase C-terminal domain-containing protein, which produces MIKYSSKSKKISLGESKTYNLDKLPDLIHGVNCRCCSLREEVDIGSTSSSSLSEASFQTMANYLTSGFWTENSSSTREWNLSTSGDHPKLGSGSYPGKITYNLGYNSYDYDRLYYGVADLYRESFKLYEETLGIDFHELNYWSGNTADIDIVDEYYTGAWAVSTSTNGKISWAGINIQPGWASVYQGGYYLQTIHHEIGHVLGLGHQGNYNGTGSYSSDAKYVNDSWQATMMSYFSQTQNTSISASGIYLMTPSAVDWIALDDIYSDYSGYGVSNAFSGDTTFGFNTNISSSTSEIWSTFSSKIRTNSYCIVDGSGTDTLDLSEMTSNDKVDLRPTDKDSTKLYTSDIAGLTGNLHIAADTYIENCITGHGNDTLIGNDKNNNLQSGAGNDTLTGGAGNDTLNGGTGNDTLIGGTGDDTYVVDSISDTVTESASEGTDLIQSSVTYTASNNVENLTLTGSGNIDGTGNTLDNTLTGNSGNNTLDGSSGDDTLVGGAGNDTYVVDSTSDTVTEGSSAGTDLIQSSVTYTASNNV